In Chryseobacterium lactis, a single genomic region encodes these proteins:
- a CDS encoding ATP-grasp domain-containing protein, with product MILILSEKFDVPTKNVVSELKVQNADYQIICGADLLEKSFSIDIKKNLLYLNNKKIGNFNIVWYRRWLYSLFEFSNNAKEHEYLKREFGELSSNFMFNLSTKKWLNIPPFINPYPSKACQLKEARKCGLKIPNTMVTNNSSALKKFYLENKQNIISKNLSDPYFFKKNEEQYATYTTHVEKDDIESGKPLFFPSLFQNNIDKNIEIRAFYFLGQFYSYAIFSSNNVQTNIDYRIYDYNHPNRIMKYELPKHLKMKLTYLMEKLNLHTGSIDIIKNKNEDFYFLEVNPQGQFGGLKEYGLNIEKDIANYLIENDK from the coding sequence ATGATCCTGATTCTTTCTGAAAAATTTGATGTACCTACCAAAAATGTTGTTTCTGAATTGAAAGTTCAAAATGCAGATTATCAGATTATTTGTGGCGCTGATCTTCTCGAAAAGTCTTTTTCTATTGATATTAAAAAAAATCTGCTTTATTTGAATAATAAAAAGATTGGTAATTTTAATATTGTTTGGTATAGAAGGTGGTTATATAGTTTATTCGAATTTTCTAATAATGCCAAAGAACATGAATATTTAAAACGTGAATTTGGAGAATTATCGTCAAATTTTATGTTTAATTTATCTACTAAAAAATGGTTAAATATTCCGCCATTTATAAATCCATATCCATCTAAAGCTTGTCAGTTAAAAGAGGCTAGAAAATGTGGGTTGAAGATTCCAAATACAATGGTTACCAACAACTCTTCTGCATTAAAGAAGTTTTATTTAGAAAATAAGCAGAATATAATTTCGAAAAACTTAAGTGATCCCTATTTTTTTAAAAAGAATGAAGAACAGTACGCAACGTATACAACACATGTTGAAAAAGATGATATCGAAAGCGGAAAACCTTTATTTTTTCCATCTTTATTTCAAAATAATATTGATAAGAATATTGAAATTAGAGCCTTTTATTTCTTAGGACAATTCTATAGCTACGCAATTTTTTCATCTAATAATGTACAGACGAATATTGATTATAGAATTTATGATTATAATCATCCTAATAGAATTATGAAATATGAATTACCTAAGCATCTCAAAATGAAGTTGACTTATTTGATGGAAAAATTGAATTTACACACTGGCTCAATAGATATAATTAAAAACAAAAATGAAGATTTTTATTTTTTAGAAGTAAATCCGCAAGGCCAGTTTGGTGGCTTAAAAGAGTATGGATTAAATATTGAGAAAGATATAGCAAATTATTTAATTGAAAATGATAAATAA